In the genome of Thunnus albacares chromosome 16, fThuAlb1.1, whole genome shotgun sequence, the window TCAATGGAGGCAGACGGGAACTCCCCATCAGCCTCCACCCCAGCTTCACCTCAGACGAAGACCGCGAGTGAAGGAGAGCTCAGTACCACAGCTACAGAGCTGCTTCAGGACTACATGACCACAGTATGACTATCTCACCATGTCTTTCTTTGTCTAACCCTCACTTTGTGAGAGTAACATTAGTAAAAAAGCTCTGCTAAGGCCATTTTTACAAGCTGATATTTggttaattaatttattcatttttaaatttaatttcctttccCCTCCAGCTGCGGACAAAGCTGTCATCCCAGGAGATCCAGCAGTTTGCTACTCTGCTCCATGAATACCGGAACGGTTCCTCCATCCATGAGTTCTGTATTAACCTTCGACAACTCTATGGGGACAGCAGGAAGTTCCTTCTACTCGGTACGACTACTCTTCATTTTCTCACAAGTAAAAGATGCAGTCTCGCATAGGTAGACTTCATTTTGACCGCTTGAGAAATTCAAGCACTAAATCTGGCTTGAATTGTCAAAGTCAAATGGCTGCACAGAGATTTGCGAAAGTCTCATTGATCCATGTTTTGATTTCCAGactctttttttagttttatagGATTGAGGTCATGTTACATGAgattagtttgttttttcattaacaGTGTGAATCATCTGATCACTGatctaatgaaaaaaataccTAGGCATGTAAGACTTGTAAGAAGAGCACTACAGCatactaaaaaagaaaaatcccatCTTGgaactgtgtttactgtgttaaTGGTTGCGTGAAATAGCCAGTCGTACATAAAACAAGTTTTATCAAAACATAACCAGATGTCACGTAGTGATGGTTAACAGATGTGCCTATTAACCTGTTGCTCTGTTCCTTGTCCAGGATATTATATTTGTCTAAATTGTGGTCATGAATACATCTGTGTTTTAAGTGCCACTTTTATCATCCAGTCACACATGGATATAAACTAATATGTCCTACTGCTCCCAAAATGGATTGATTTACTGATCTGGTCAAATTGTGATTCAGATGCTGGTTAAAAGTGTATGTAGCAAATAGTGGACAACAGTCTACGTCAGCAAAGGTTCACTTTTGTCTCTCTGCAAGACACCATAGTGACACATTAGTAACCAATAAGCAATGCTGTCTCCTCACTAATGTGCACCTGCTGCTGATGTTCTGTTACATTAAATGTGacacaaacatgtttgtatgtgGATGTAGCATTTGAAATCATATTGTAAACAGTTAATGATCATACGCATTAAACcttcaaaaacagtaaaaacttttttccttATCCCCTGCAGGCCTGCGACCCTTCATACCAGAGAAGGACAGCCAGCACTTTGAGAATTTCCTCGAGACCATCGGCGTCAAAGACGGCCGAGGTATCATCACCGACAGTTTCGGCCGTTACCGACGTACGGCCAGCTCCGCCTCCGATTCCACCACCAACGGCAAcggagcagcaggaggaagcGGCGACAGCGCGGCCTCGGACGAGGGCCAGGAGGCCTCCGAGGGTGACGAATGGGACCGTATGATCACCGATATCAGTAATGACATTGAAGCCCTTGGCTGCAGTATGGACCAGGAGGGAGTGACTCCCTGACGTGGTGAACAAAGGGGAGGACGTGAACTGAAAGCCACTCCTCACATTAACGGTTGTGGACATGAGCTGAATGGATCAGATGAAGGTGATCCTTAGCACTGAAATAAGATTTGGTTAATTGTATTTTCCTCTAATTGTCAAGAGGATGCTTCATAGTCCCCTAAGCTCTCAAGGAACCTATTCCCACGAACACATGAAGTCAACAAATGCACTTATGCAGACCTTGTAGATGACATGCAGTCAGTTGGCTATTTTTGCATTTGCCTCTGATTATATTTTTAAGATTTCTTTGGTTTTGTACTCATTTATTGGCAGTATCTGCCACTGCTGTCAGCAATGTAGCGAAAATCTTTGAGACTGTTTTTAGAAGGTTAAGACTGAGGCTGTACTggtttttgcttttgtattattattattaattattattattattacaggtCAATCAGCTTCATCCACCAGGAGAAATTtagttttcttcatttatttcacattcatGTGTTGCTGTGAGAGTGTAACATTTTGCTatatatagttttgtttttcagtaagATTTGTGTACCACTTTGTTTTACACTATCATTTATCAGTGTTTactcatttatatatatttttttgccttATTCAAACTGACCAAGGAAatgctgtaaaacaaaacaaaaaaaaattctcattcAATTGAAGCGATTGAGTGGGGACTGTATTTGACAAAGCCAGTTAGCTGATGGCTGATGTAacattgtgatgttttgtttttttttttgttctactCATGCAGTTCATCTTGTTCTGTCTCGTGACATTACATGTATCTGTCATTGTGCCTTTACACTGCAGTACTGCTGCCAactgtctgtcacacacagacacggaATTATGAACTGTAACTACAGTTGTCGAGCAAATGGTTATTAAATAACAGCTACTTTACACCGAGTGTCTGTTGTAATCTTTGTTACTTCACAACACCAAGGTGATTATGATCTTTCACACCTGTCTGCAGCATTATCAGTGCTCTCTGGCATGCAGTTTGAAGCGAGACTTCTCATTTAATTCGCTCTTTTCATCGAGCAAAACCTGACAGAAGGGGCTGATTATGATCCTCTCTGACTGGTCATTTGCTTGGATGCACCTAAGCTGCAGTGGAACTTCAGCCTGAGTTTCATCAAAGCAATCATGCTGGATGTTGCTGAATGCCCTCAAAGTTAGGGATTAGTTTTGTGAGTCTGAGGGACGAGAAATTGGCAGGACAACTCGAGTTGAGCACATTCCATTCTATAAAGCCACTCACCAGgtcttttgtgattttgtgtgtgatttCCATCAACGATCAACTTTTATAAGATTTTTCTCAAAGTttacacatataaaacaaactggaatcaaaagatattttttatgGGAATGGAGCAGGGTTATAAGAGCGCACGTACAGACTGGAACACTACACCTGGGCTCAAAAAGGCTCTTTGGCTTGAGACGCTGTCTGCCTCGAACAAAAGGATGAGATAATCAAGAAGCCTATGATCTCACGGTGCAAATCTGGATTCGTTCTCATCGCACAAGCAGACTTTTGTTGGTTAGTTCTACCCGTGTGTGACAATGTTGCATCATTGTTTTGGTAAAGAGGGAGagtaaattattgtttttgacTTGGTCTCAGTGTAATTGAACTGCGTCTGCTTTCTCACACTACTTGAAGGAATCCTAATTGGCTTTCTGTAAATTCTCATCCTAATCCAATTTTAGACAGAACAGAATCACTCCATTGTGCTGTGTTCGAAGCAAGTAATTATTACATAGATCATTTGGTTTAATTAAGTCATTAAAAGATCTCAGGCTGGTTTACAGACTTTGCCAATTATCTTTTTTAATGGCCGTAGCCCCTGTAACGAGTGCCTCCATCACGTTGCATGAACATGCCTCATGAAGAAGCATCAGACTGGTGTTAGCTTGTTGAGCCTTCTTATTGCTTGTTTCACTGAAAAGGTTACTGTAGTCAAGAATGAAAGTGTGTCACTTTAGcctgtgctttgagctaaatgctaatgtcagcatgcaaaCAACTCCACAATAATTTTAACATGCTGATATATTAGGAagtttaaaggatgggttcacagtttctctttgtcagaaaacaataatcaggtgccaaaatgaacattaaaataggttttttttgccataatcataatcaatttgatgttaaaaagattggaaatgtggcagatatccacttgatatgactaactcagactgctgaagcttcatataagcctctgataaacctttaaatgcatttttcaaaatgacaaatgactctttcagtgttaatatgggcacctgactgttgttttacgACACTTCGAAAAATgcgaacctatcctttaatgtttaccatctttACCATCATTTACTGCTGTatcatgctaacgttagctaattagcactaCAGTACAGCTAGTGGGAATATCATTCATTTTTCAGgaatttagtcataaaccaaagtaaaatattggacaaataaaaaaagtttgacttgatgatgctactagatgaaaagttaataaCCCAGGTCATTTGGATTCAccctctggggaacatgaatgtctgtaccactGTAAGTTTCatgcaatccatctaatagttgttgaaatatttcactcaaaaccaaaaatttgtacctcatggtggcactagaggaaaagtcagaggatcactaaagtcaataggatttatcctctggggatcatgaatgtatGTACAGAATTTCATGGCCATTCATCCAGTAGTTGCatccaaaataaatatatatatatatatatatatatattgggaGTCTATTTTTAAGACTTTATTACAGTGACAGTAGAAAGTAGACAGGAAAcgatggggagagagagacggggtATGACATCCAACAAATGTTATGTGGCATgcgtcttaaccagtaggctactgtGCCACGCAATATCcatcatttcaacatttcagtcaCTTCAAATGAGTTTCTTAAGAATTAAATTTATGTAGAAACATTTAACTgcttttgattttctttttttttcttttgatttgcTTTGATTGGACAGAACTTAAATCAAAAGGCTTGTGAGCCTTAAACAACCAATTCCAGTGCTGAAAAATAGTTACAAACCACTAACTTTTGATTCACTTAAGAAACCTACTGCCCGCCAACTGAATCTTACACAGCGCATACAGCCCACTCCAAAATGAAAAGGAATCTGCAAGCCAGGGGCTTTTTCCccaaattaatatttcactgaGAAAGTTATAGGGTTTTCTTATTGCTCCTGGACATGTTTAATATGTGTCCAGGAGCCAGGCCAAACGTTCCCCTGACCTTATAAATCTATTTTCCAACAATTTACAGTCAGAATCAGTGTGTGGACACAGCAGGGGTTTAATTGTGTGGTCAAGCTTGAAGCCTCATGCGTTTGCAATGTGCCTTGTTTCTCCAACAGAAACAGTCCGATTCAGCTCTTATTTCcacacaattaaaaatgaagagTGCTATTACTGGCGAAAAGTTTTCCATAGagtggtcaaaaaaaaaagttctagCTTTGTTAAGAGTCATAAATGAGGGAATAGGAAATTTTGTCATCACAACATCCAAGTCAGTATCCAAAAATAACCAATTTTGATGAATAACCTACCAGTTAAAATACTGCAGTTAAACCCCCATGTCTATTTATTGTGCTCTCCTCTGGGCAGTGGTGCTCTCGTCTTCAAAAATGTTTCACCCTTACTGTTAATCTTTGCTGAGATGGGATGTACTGAGACGCCTCTATACAAATGCTCAGCGTGAGGCACAGTCTGGGATTCTCGCCAGTCTCACCCTGTGGTTCACCTTGATgaggtttctctctctctgctgttcatGCTTGAAATTACAGCTCAGTCACACTGAGAACTGCAACTCTGTGGTGTCACATCTGTTATATTCCTGGAGGTGTCATGAacatcagataaaaaaaaagccctAGTTAAACAAGTTGTGTCCTGAttaagacaaaaagaaagatagGAAAACTGACTACTTATtttcagaataaataaaaatcctgaTCTTAATTTCCCTTGAAGTAAATGGACAACATTAAGGTATCTTTTATAACTGTGGTCCAAATCACCCTAAAACCAACTAATTATTTAAACTCTCGTGGCCTAATTTTAGCAGAGAGAGATACAGTATCTGGTCTTCATGGTCCAGCAGCAGAGATAGCACTTGATTTTATGCTTGTCGAGTCATTTTGTCATGCAAATGAGATGGTATAAGCATGAAATTCATAAAATGGAAAACTCCAGGGACAGCTGTTGGGCAGAACTGGAGTCGAGTAAACAAGCACAGCCAAAACTATTTCTTGGATTTAAAAATTGCTGTGCAGCACGCAGTGTAATTGCAATATTGCAATTGTAATTGCAATAACTTaaatataataagaaaaaattaaattaaaccaCTTTGGGGTTACTAGCGGGTCAATAGATTATGTATGTGATGGCCCCTCTGGCAGCCATTCAGTCTAAAGGAGATGCGGTTTTCAGCAGCAATAAGCCCACATAAAGCTGGAGCTCATGCATGAAAATCTCAGGCTCAGCAAAGTTATTCATGACCTGCCACTTCAGGCCCTCCAGATGGAGAGGGACACAAGGATCAGAGAATGGGGTACAGAGTCTCACATGCAAAACTCATGACCCCCATGCTCATGTCTTCACACATAATCAAAGCTGTGGGGGCCCGGGCTTTTCCCAACTGTTTACACAAGCTCTTGTGCAAAAGCATTAGGACAAAAATGACAGAGAGGCTCACTTATGGAAAGAAGGTGAGAGACCCTGGATGTGTCATGTCATTTTTCCAAAGTTTAAGCGTCTGTTATTGTGCGATGTCATCTATCACAAGGAACCCTGAAacaacagtcatttaaaaaagcTGAAAGTAGATATGACCTCCAGATAGCTGATTTTAGGTCTTTAGCTTAGACATACCCTGCCTTCAACTTCCAAGTGATTGCTGCCTCATTCCTAAGATCCGTCCATGGTTCAGTGAACACCTTAATACCTACTGAAGTTAAGTGTGTTGGTGAAAGACTCCCTTCTTATCCTGTGTTTGAGTGGCAGGTCTTACCGCAAGAAAACATACCATTGGTGGTATTATTGAGATGACAGCAAATTAAATGCATCCATGGATCTCTTGGTGGATTATTTATTTCCAGTACATTCGTGAAAACATACTACTAGCACTTACAACGAACCATTTAAGATATCATGTTTTACTGAACCAGTTTTAAAGTATGTTCCATTCGATTAGAGGCTTAGTAACACAAGATCAAGTTGACATACTGTAGCAGTAGCAGTTTTCTTGCCAGGTGGTAAGTGGCATTGTGCCTCACTGCTTTGGGGTGGtcaggggaggggaggggggggggggggggcaagtaTTGTGTTAGTACAGAAACATAATATCATAATGTTGGGACATTAGGAGTGGACAACATTGTTAATCTTGTCATTTCAGTGTCCAGTGTTCACTCCTGTGGTCACCAAATTAGAtgtgtatgtcagtgtgtgagagCTTTAAATCTGTGATTTATAGTATATCTGGGCCACAACGAATGGTATCTCAAACCCTGCAACTGCACAATGACTATACTTGGCTCAAATTTCATACTCCCACAGTTCAAATGCAAACCTTCACGACCTCAATTTCTTGTTTGGAGGATGAGTTATAAAAGGTTACTTCCAATTATATATCCCATTATAACTGCCGACATAACAAGATGGCCCGTATCCATGTGATTTGGTACACACAGATATCTAGATGAGTTATAATTCAATGTTTATCCACAAAACTGAGCTGCGTTCTTGTTCCAAACAGACAATGCCCTCTTAAATGGTTACTTCCTGGCTGGAGCTCAACAATTAGAGCATAAAAAAAGGCAAGACTGTTCAAGACATCCTTacttaaaagaagaaaatagaggACTGGAAACCATCATACCAACTAGTGCAATTTCACaatcattacaaataaaatataatttcaacCATATTCTACAAAACCATATTCTACAAAACAGCATTGTTTTCTAAATTTATACTACTACTCGTTAACTAAAATATGCATTGGATTtaaattgtacattttgtaTCAATAATAAGGCAtctttttaaaagcacaaaaaatgtttaGATCAAGATCCAGGACATGGAACCAAGAGATTAAGTTTCTTATCTCCACTGATAGCATCATAGAGAGGACTGTATGCactaaaaatatattcaaatagtTATATGTGCTTGATAAATCTAGGCTTGTAGATAGAAAGCGCTTAAGTCCCAGGAAACAACCAAATCATTGGCTTAGAAGTGGACAGGAATAAACTTGAGATTGCCTTTCTTTAgtttaaaaactgcaaatattctgtttcacgTCATGATAGCCTGCAGGTCTAAAATCTGCTGTGGTTTTAAGACAGAGATGTTGCTGTGTACAGTATAGCTGCCGTGTACAGTTTAGTGGCAAAAACACTATATATGTACTTACTAAACTATTCTAGCTAAATAATATACATTACCtaaatctctctctttcattatAGGAACTGTAAAACAGGGTTTATGTCTAGTTTGATCCTCACAACGTTGTGGTCGAGTCCTAAATGCACAAAGGATTTCACCACAATCTGGTGTTTTGCAGCGGAGTAAAGATAGTATAAGACAGGCTGTATTTATCCACAACTCCCTGACTGAAGTTCTATCACTGCCACTAGCAGAGTGAGAATCTGCGAGAGTTAATGTTCATCTTGGTGACGCCGATGAGTCGCAGTGGGGCAGAGAGGCCGAGGCCCGGGGTGACGGGGCATTCACACAGCAGGTCAGACAGCTCGTCCCGCTCCTCAAGGCCAAAGGTGGCGTCATTAAGCATCCGGCGATGCAGGTGACACGTCTGCTCGATCTTCAGCTTGTTGATGTCGCTTCGAAGCCGCATGAGCTGCCTCGCCAACTGCTGGTCCTGTAAGcgcatgtctgtctgtgagaGGAAAGACAAAGATGGACAGtttaattagtcaattaatcaactacAACTTTTGTAACTGAATAAGTGTTTAGTCAGGTAAAAATACCAGGAAAAAATACTATTGTTCTTTTGGTTGTAGGTAAATATTTCTTAGAAATCTCGCAACAAAGAAATTCTCAACACAAGGACCAacttatttgatattttcacagctttcaaccacatcttgTGGCCTTCTTAAGCGGATTAATCATATATGGTTATAACAGCTAAACCATATCAATGAAAATTTAGTAACTCCATCCACGgaggaagaccatgagatgtggttgagAGCTTCGGAAACAACAAGCAAATTTGACCTTTTACTTACCTGCAAATTTTATGTTCTTGtaaagctgctgtttccaaggtcaaacATAAACTTTCAAGCTCATCTGGTAACTTgtattgtttgctttttttttttttttttataaataattcatttaaaaaatacctGATAGACTAAtctgcaattttttaaaatataaaaatatatactgtacctatacatttatataataatgaGGAGACTTAGAcaagaagatcaataccactcttgTGTCTGTGCAATATATGAAACTACAACCAGCAGCcacttagcttagtttagcatagaGACTGTatacagggggaaacagctagcctggctctgtctgaatGTAACCAAACCACCTATTAACACGTCTAAAGCCCAGTAATTAAcaatcttgtttgtttaatccgtacgagaactgaagtgtgaaaacaatgatttctGGTTTTACAGGAGGTGTTAATTAGTGACTTACAGAGGCACTACAGTAGTaagcagattttgttacctttggacagaaccaggctagctgttcccagtcttaatgctaagccAAGCTAACAgtctgctggctgtagcttcaaaTTTACTGTGCAAACATGAGAATGGTGTTGAAAAGAGTGCTTGTttaattcccaaaatgtccaactattgcaataaacacaatttttaaTATGTTGAACTGACTTTAGCTCTAAATCTGATATTAACAACAGACTCTACATTGTCTACATGATGCAAATTCACTGGAGGTCTTTGCCTACAGTCCTTACTGTGTgacaaaatctaaaaagaaAACTCAGTAGTACATCCACAAACAAGTTTCTCAGCATAAGCTCTCTCGAAATGATCTCTTTCTTGACCACTGTCTATGTGCAAATGTTTGTGCAAAGATCACAATTATCTCTCTTGTCCACTGTCTGTGCAAAATGTTTGTGGCCACATTCTGTGTGAGTCTGCCTCTGCCAATGCCTCTTTGCGTGCTCAGTACAAACTTATGAACCATGGCTGAATGTGCAGCGTAATTGAGCAGAGTAAAAGTGATTACACTTGCAGAAACTGTGTGTAAGAAATGCTATTGCCTGAGTCCCAATCAATCTCACTGACTAATTTGAATGGGATTCTTCTGGCCAGTAATTGGATATTGTTCAATTTAGCCAAGTAGCAAGAAGTTATTTTCTTTCTGGCCTTTAACTGCAACATTATAAAGCTTTTTGGGGTTAAGTACCAAAACAACTTTGAAGTGCCTCACCAGCTCTCTCCTGAGCCAACTGAGAGCCTCGTCGATATTTCCAAATCCCTTCAAAACACCTGATGGCAGCTTGCACCGACTCACATCAGATTTCGCTACAGTCTCTTCGAGTGTGTCTCTTCGCTTCCCTTCAGGCTCTACTTGGATCGGGCTTTTTCTAGTTCCCGACTCTCTGACGCTCTCTGCCTCCAGCTGGGCTTTCCATTCCAGGTAAGAAGGTCTCCTGGTCTCAAGTCTTAATTTCTCTGTCAAGGCCTTCAAGGTCATGAGATGGTCATCTGTAGGCAAATCCACATCTTCTTCACATTCTGCTTCCTCCAGGACACTAGCACTGTCCACCGTGATCTGAGGAGGAGCTGAGCGTGCCTCCATCCCTAACTGCAAAAAGCTCCTCAAAAGTGTGTCAatgtaaaggaaaataatgataaatgttCTTCATTGGCAGTCTCTTTTGTTGTTACTGATGGACATTGCTTTTTGTCCTTCCTGTGTCTCTGTTCTTGTCAGTGCAGTAAATTTTCAAACTGATTTGATTTGCCCTTTGGTGTTTTGGAAGCAGATACTCCTCAGAGCTGTAGAAGAGAAAAGATGCAAGTTATGAAACATTTGCTGACTGACAACCATCTCCAAATGTCAAGTGAGGAATCTAACACGATGCCTGACAAAAAGACACCTCAACTTTGGCAGGTTTAGCCGTGTAACAGGATAGATTAACGAGTATAATTAAAGTTTGTGTACTTTCTCTGCCCAATTCTGTAAACCGATTTAGATTGAGTGACCGGCTTCTCACATATCAGATAATAGAGGATCAGCAGACTCGGGGGCATACACCTCCAGGACTTTTTCATTTAACGGGAGCAAATCGTTTCCATAGCAACGACACAGGCAGTGTAAATGAATCAGCAATTTTTCCACCTCCTGTCCTCGGATCTCATCGCCTCAACTGAAGTAAAGTGACAGATGACTGGCAGTGGGACCAACTGGCTGACATTCTTGCTCTTTTACGGCCAACATACATTAattgacatgtttaaaaaatgactttaacagATCCTGTACATTATGGGCATATTTGAGTACTCCTCAGTAGACATGGTTACGATCAATTACAGCAGCAGTTAAAATACTATCTGTAAGCAATTACCTGACTATGGCATCCAAAAGCACATGTTAGAAACACTAAGCCCTTTGGAAAGACATAAAGACACAAACTAAATCTGTATTACAGCCTCTTACATGATATAGCAAGCAGTCGTACCAAGGGAAGCTCCAGCAAAAGCAGGCTCATGAGCACAGTGTCCTCTTACACAGTCTTCAAACACTCAATAAGTGGTTAGTGCTCAGTTATTCCATAATGGGCACAGCAGACCAGCGGTGAAGTCATTGCCCTTGTATCTAATGATAGGCTTGGCTGTTTTGCAAGGTAAAATAGACCTCTGACTGTGCACAGTAGCTGACTTATGAATGCTTGGGAAAGGATCCTCTCTTTACTCTGTACAGGAATCAGTCAGTCTCTGGAGACCACATTGTTACAGGAGACCATAGAAGGTGGTGAAAAATCCATGCCACATGCATTTTTAAAGGGTTTGTAAAGaccatgtatgtacagtaaggAAGTGGTTTAGGTTGTGGTTAAGAACTGCAAAGCTAAGATGTTTAGAAGgaaggcgggggggggggggggggggggtattatGAAATGAGCAGTGATTACGAATTATAAAGAAATACAGATTATAAACCTGTAAAAAACTCATTTCAATTCTCTTCTTGTTGGTTGCTTGATCATTTAAGAGGCACTTTTAATGAACCCAGACACTTTTAATACAGCAAAAGGAGATCTTTAAGTGAGGGGAGCTAAAATTTACATCCTGTATATCAAATGTATCCTGGAGCAAATAACAACATCGATACAtctatggggaaaaaaagaccaTTTATCCCCATTATCCAAATGTCTCAACTGGCATCCAAACATCACCCATGCTGTGCATTCCTCTGGTTTCAAGGACTGAATACAGAATTTAACTGCTCAGCAGCATCAAGTTGCACTGTTGCCACACCAGTGAAATTTATTTTGTGGTGTTGGACTAAGAAATGCCAAAATTTGGTCTGGCCAAAGAGCAGGAAGTCTGGCTCTTCTATCTGGAACATGCTTGCGTGTCTATATAACAAACATAACCTCATAGGAACTAATTCGGTTTTATAGTTTATCTTTCCAATCCACAATATGACCTCCATTCAGAGGTGTTGAATTTCAAACAGTAAAGTTAATTTATTATGTGCTGATATAGATATGCGTAAGAATAGAAATCATCAACACGTTCACAGGTTGACCCACAGAACTGACTTTAACACAAAAGCTATTCATGAAGATAAACACCAAATTACCGTGGTGTATTGGATTCCTTTATTATGACATCAGAACTTAATTAAACAGTTTGTAGTTCAAAGTGTGCCACTTTTACAACCTAAACCAGAGACAATAAAGACATATTAGACATCAGTAACAACAGGTGCTCTTTTCTAGGTGCACATAATCAGAAAAGGAGGGATgaatttaattcttttttttttgaagatacTTAATCTAAGATACCTTTTTATGATATGTATGTCAAGTGTTCAGTCAAATCACATTTCCTACTGTTAGATTTTGCCACTGTAATACACAAGTACATACAGTGAACAAAGTAAACATtgtttaacaaataaaatatattttttcataaataacTATTTTAtggtacaaataaaaaaataaaaaacgcACAAATTgctaaaacaacagaaatacaactttagcttgttttctttcctgGATTAGATTAATTGAATTCATAAAACCTTACTGTAGTTCTAGTCTAGCCAACAAAAGAGAGCATGCTGGGATATAAAAGTTTACTTTCTCATtaacttttttctcatttaagcCCTTAATTGAGAAACTACTTATTTAGCCCAATTATTTTTTCTCAGCATACGACCACTTCAGGAGATTCTAGttattttcttcagaaaatatCATTTCTATATTAGAGTCTAAAGCTTAACGCGACATTTAGGGGTTGAAGTTTAACATACTCCAAAACCGTCACGCAAGAATACACCGAGGGATGCTGCGTCCACATTTTCTGCACGTGAGCAGCCAATCAT includes:
- the fam167ab gene encoding protein FAM167A isoform X1, with protein sequence MEARSAPPQITVDSASVLEEAECEEDVDLPTDDHLMTLKALTEKLRLETRRPSYLEWKAQLEAESVRESGTRKSPIQVEPEGKRRDTLEETVAKSDVSRCKLPSGVLKGFGNIDEALSWLRRELTDMRLQDQQLARQLMRLRSDINKLKIEQTCHLHRRMLNDATFGLEERDELSDLLCECPVTPGLGLSAPLRLIGVTKMNINSRRFSLC
- the fam167ab gene encoding protein FAM167A isoform X2, which codes for MEARSAPPQITVDSASVLEEAECEEDVDLPTDDHLMTLKALTEKLRLETRRPSYLEWKAQLEAESVRESGTRKSPIQVEPEGKRRDTLEETVAKSDTDMRLQDQQLARQLMRLRSDINKLKIEQTCHLHRRMLNDATFGLEERDELSDLLCECPVTPGLGLSAPLRLIGVTKMNINSRRFSLC